A section of the Rummeliibacillus pycnus genome encodes:
- the hepT gene encoding heptaprenyl diphosphate synthase component II, with the protein MEKMRLKLLYADLQSDIRIIEKELETALDSSSHYLKDASLHLLKAGGKRIRPVFVLLGAKFGRYDIQQIKHVAVPLELIHMASLVHDDVIDDSELRRGRPTVKSQWNNRVAMYAGDFIFSKALEYMTKIENQKAHEILSKTMVEICLGEIIQIEDKMYVDQNIRDYFRRIKRKTALLISSSCHLGAVAAGAEEQVANHLKRFGYYVGMSFQIIDDILDLTATDKQLGKPAGSDLMQGNITLPVLLVKEDSEIRTYIDKALDGTMKEDERQVFLKKIRKSSAIEESYRISNLYLQKALQEIDALPSNSVKKSLRDIALYMGKRKF; encoded by the coding sequence GTGGAAAAGATGAGGTTAAAACTTCTTTATGCTGATTTACAATCAGACATAAGAATCATCGAAAAAGAATTAGAAACAGCGTTGGATTCATCTTCACACTATTTGAAAGATGCTTCTCTCCATTTGCTGAAAGCTGGCGGAAAACGTATTCGCCCAGTTTTTGTTTTGCTTGGTGCAAAATTTGGTCGTTACGATATTCAACAAATAAAGCATGTAGCGGTGCCATTAGAGTTAATCCATATGGCTTCTCTTGTACATGATGATGTAATTGATGATTCAGAACTTAGAAGAGGACGCCCTACAGTCAAATCACAATGGAATAATCGTGTAGCTATGTATGCTGGAGACTTTATTTTTTCAAAAGCACTAGAATATATGACCAAAATAGAAAATCAAAAAGCACATGAAATTCTATCAAAAACGATGGTTGAAATTTGTCTTGGTGAGATTATTCAAATTGAAGATAAAATGTATGTGGATCAAAATATCAGAGATTATTTCCGACGTATAAAACGCAAAACGGCTTTATTAATTTCGTCTAGCTGTCATTTAGGTGCAGTTGCTGCTGGAGCAGAAGAGCAAGTTGCAAATCATTTAAAACGCTTTGGATATTATGTTGGAATGTCATTTCAGATTATTGATGATATTCTGGATTTAACGGCGACAGATAAACAACTTGGAAAACCAGCAGGTAGTGATCTTATGCAAGGTAATATTACTTTACCGGTTCTCCTAGTAAAAGAAGATTCAGAAATTCGCACATACATTGATAAAGCATTAGATGGTACGATGAAAGAGGACGAAAGACAAGTCTTTTTGAAAAAAATACGAAAATCAAGTGCAATTGAAGAATCATATCGTATTAGTAATTTATATTTACAAAAAGCACTACAAGAAATAGATGCATTACCAAGTAACTCTGTAAAAAAATCATTAAGAGATATTGCATTATATATGGGAAAACGTAAATTTTAA
- the aroH gene encoding chorismate mutase yields the protein MIRGVRGAITIEYDDAELVLQETTKLMKKIIAANHINPEDVASVVISTTPDIVSAFPARAVRTLPDWNYVPVMCMHEMNVPGALPLCIRALIHVNTEVTQKEIQHIYLNDAVKLRPDLAK from the coding sequence ATGATTAGAGGAGTGAGAGGTGCTATTACAATTGAATATGATGACGCAGAGCTAGTATTACAAGAAACGACTAAATTGATGAAGAAAATAATTGCTGCTAATCATATTAATCCAGAGGATGTTGCTTCAGTTGTTATTTCTACCACACCAGATATAGTCTCTGCATTCCCTGCAAGGGCAGTTCGTACATTACCGGATTGGAATTATGTGCCGGTTATGTGTATGCATGAAATGAATGTACCAGGTGCATTGCCATTATGTATACGTGCCTTAATACATGTAAATACAGAAGTTACCCAAAAGGAGATTCAACATATTTATTTAAATGATGCTGTAAAATTACGACCAGATTTAGCGAAATAA
- the aroC gene encoding chorismate synthase → MRYLTAGESHGPQLTTIIEGLPAQLPLTAEDINKELKRRQGGHGRGRRMQIETDTVEITSGVRHGKTLGSPVALIVKNDDWTHWTKIMGAEPLPEDVNPDDIKRKITRPRPGHADLVGGMKYGHRDLRNVLERSSARETTVRVAVGAVAKALLSELGISIVSHVTEIGGVIVDRQITEGKTANEIREIIENDPCYCADPEASVKMVEAIDTAKKAGDSIGGVVEVIVEGLPAGIGSYVQYDRKLDAKLAAAMLSINAFKGVEFGLGFEMAHLKGSEVHDEILWSEENGYTRKTNRLGGLEGGMSTGMPIVVRGVMKPIPTLYKPLQSVDIDTKEPFKASVERSDSCAVPAASVVAEHVIAFEIAKAIVEQFHSDQVSQLKEQIEAMKQYTKEF, encoded by the coding sequence ATGCGATATTTAACAGCAGGAGAATCACATGGACCACAACTAACAACCATTATAGAAGGTTTACCAGCTCAGTTACCATTAACTGCTGAGGATATTAATAAAGAACTAAAACGACGTCAAGGAGGCCATGGTAGAGGACGACGTATGCAAATTGAAACGGATACTGTAGAAATTACATCTGGTGTTCGTCATGGCAAAACTTTAGGTTCTCCAGTTGCTTTAATAGTAAAAAACGATGATTGGACACACTGGACGAAAATTATGGGAGCAGAGCCACTACCAGAGGATGTTAATCCAGATGATATAAAAAGAAAAATAACAAGACCGCGCCCTGGACATGCTGATTTAGTAGGTGGGATGAAATATGGTCATCGTGACTTACGAAATGTACTTGAACGTTCTTCTGCTAGAGAAACTACTGTGCGCGTAGCAGTTGGTGCTGTTGCAAAAGCTTTATTAAGCGAACTTGGAATTAGCATTGTATCTCATGTAACAGAAATTGGTGGGGTTATTGTAGATCGTCAAATAACTGAAGGTAAAACAGCAAATGAAATCCGTGAGATTATTGAAAATGATCCATGTTATTGCGCAGACCCAGAAGCATCTGTCAAAATGGTTGAAGCTATTGATACAGCGAAAAAAGCAGGCGATTCAATCGGTGGGGTTGTAGAAGTAATTGTGGAAGGATTACCTGCAGGGATCGGTTCGTATGTACAATATGATCGAAAACTAGATGCTAAATTGGCGGCAGCGATGTTAAGTATAAATGCTTTTAAAGGTGTTGAATTTGGTTTAGGCTTTGAAATGGCACATTTAAAAGGTAGTGAAGTACATGATGAAATACTTTGGTCAGAAGAAAATGGTTATACTCGTAAAACGAACCGTCTTGGAGGACTTGAAGGTGGGATGTCTACGGGCATGCCAATTGTTGTACGAGGGGTGATGAAACCAATCCCAACATTATATAAACCACTTCAAAGTGTAGATATTGATACGAAAGAACCTTTCAAAGCAAGTGTAGAACGATCTGATAGCTGTGCTGTACCTGCAGCTTCTGTTGTTGCCGAACATGTCATTGCATTTGAAATAGCTAAAGCAATTGTAGAACAATTCCACAGTGATCAAGTTTCACAACTGAAAGAACAAATTGAAGCTATGAAGCAATATACAAAGGAGTTTTAA
- the mtrB gene encoding trp RNA-binding attenuation protein MtrB, translated as MAQNDYVVIRAKEDGVHVIGLTRGNDTKFHHSEKLDDGEVMIAQFTEHTSAMKIRGKAEIQTAFGVVESDSKK; from the coding sequence ATGGCTCAAAATGATTATGTTGTAATTCGTGCAAAAGAAGATGGAGTTCATGTCATTGGTTTAACTCGTGGAAATGATACGAAATTTCACCATTCCGAAAAGTTAGATGATGGCGAAGTGATGATTGCACAATTTACTGAGCACACATCGGCCATGAAAATTCGTGGTAAAGCTGAGATTCAGACAGCTTTCGGAGTTGTTGAAAGCGATTCAAAAAAATAA
- the hisC gene encoding histidinol-phosphate transaminase, translating to MKWKEQIKGMQAYQPGKSIDAVKREFGLAEIVKLASNENPFGCSPKVHEFIAKESINFALYPDGYATDMRAAVAEHLGVSGEELIFGNGSDELISIISRALLHPGVNTIMGNPTFSQYALNARIEGAKIIEVPLKDGNHDLDTMLKKIDDNTAVVWVCSPNNPTGVVIEDTTLKAFLDQVPKDVLVVLDEAYFEYVTNPNHKNTISYIHDYSNLIILRTFSKAYGLAAFRVGYGIANKELIAKLDPVRGPFNNTVLSQAVIEVAIQDQEYIEKCREENTKGKKQIEAYCDEHGLHYFPTDTNFILMEVKTDSDVVFQKLMQRGFIIRSGNALGAPGYIRVTIGTQAQNEGLLAQLTAILEEEGVFA from the coding sequence ATGAAATGGAAAGAACAAATTAAAGGGATGCAAGCCTACCAACCAGGTAAATCAATTGATGCTGTAAAAAGAGAGTTTGGTTTAGCTGAAATTGTAAAATTAGCTTCAAATGAAAATCCATTTGGCTGTTCACCAAAAGTACATGAATTTATCGCAAAAGAATCCATTAACTTTGCTTTATATCCAGATGGATATGCTACTGATATGCGAGCTGCAGTTGCAGAACATCTAGGCGTTTCTGGAGAGGAACTTATTTTCGGTAATGGGTCTGATGAATTAATTAGTATTATCTCACGCGCTTTATTACATCCAGGTGTAAATACAATTATGGGGAACCCTACATTCTCTCAGTATGCATTAAATGCAAGAATTGAAGGAGCAAAAATTATAGAAGTACCATTAAAAGATGGTAATCATGATTTAGATACAATGCTTAAAAAAATTGATGATAATACTGCAGTTGTATGGGTATGTAGTCCAAATAATCCAACAGGCGTTGTCATTGAGGATACGACTTTAAAAGCATTTTTGGATCAAGTTCCTAAAGATGTATTAGTTGTGTTGGATGAAGCGTATTTTGAATATGTTACAAATCCAAATCACAAAAACACGATTTCATATATTCATGATTATTCAAACCTTATTATCTTACGTACATTTTCTAAAGCATACGGCTTAGCTGCATTTCGTGTTGGTTATGGAATTGCAAATAAAGAATTAATCGCAAAATTGGATCCTGTACGTGGACCATTCAATAATACAGTATTAAGTCAAGCTGTAATTGAAGTTGCTATACAGGATCAAGAATACATTGAAAAATGTCGTGAAGAAAATACAAAAGGTAAAAAACAAATTGAAGCTTATTGTGATGAACATGGTTTACACTACTTCCCAACAGATACTAATTTTATCTTAATGGAAGTAAAGACCGACAGTGATGTTGTATTCCAAAAATTAATGCAACGCGGTTTTATTATTAGAAGTGGTAATGCACTTGGAGCACCTGGTTATATTCGAGTCACAATTGGTACACAAGCACAAAATGAAGGTTTATTAGCACAATTGACAGCAATCTTAGAAGAAGAAGGGGTCTTCGCTTGA
- a CDS encoding prephenate dehydrogenase — MKQTVLVVGLGLIGGSIALALQKSPDIRVIGFDINEDTLQSAKVLGVVQDVTKQPEVAVKNVDILLFATPVNATIKWMEKLKTWDVPKDLIVTDTGSTKSLIMQKALELKKLGITFIGGHPMAGSHKSGVLAAKPYLFENAYYMLTPHEDEDDSKIQQLQDVLQYTRAKLTTVAAVTHDQMTSVVSHFPHIVAASLVHQLAQESKDNTLTKLLAAGGFRDITRVASSNPILWRDITIQNRKQITNQLANWQQEMSRVQTLLENGNDEQIENFFAEAKSFRDDLPSTTQGALYSTYDLYIDVPDYPGSIAEITAYLADERISITNIRIVETREDIFGILVVSFQNAEDRDQAAKCIERRSPYEVYIS; from the coding sequence TTGAAGCAAACAGTCCTTGTCGTAGGACTTGGCCTAATAGGTGGTTCTATTGCGCTAGCTCTACAAAAATCACCCGATATCCGTGTGATTGGTTTTGATATAAATGAAGATACGCTTCAAAGTGCTAAAGTGTTAGGTGTTGTGCAAGATGTGACGAAACAACCAGAGGTTGCAGTTAAAAATGTTGATATTCTACTTTTTGCTACACCTGTTAATGCTACAATTAAATGGATGGAGAAATTAAAAACTTGGGATGTGCCTAAGGATTTAATCGTTACAGATACAGGTAGTACAAAATCATTAATAATGCAAAAAGCATTAGAGTTAAAAAAATTAGGTATTACCTTTATTGGTGGTCATCCAATGGCAGGTTCTCATAAAAGTGGGGTACTTGCTGCCAAACCATACCTATTTGAAAATGCCTATTATATGTTAACGCCACACGAAGATGAGGATGACAGTAAAATTCAACAACTTCAAGATGTATTACAGTATACTCGAGCAAAACTAACGACTGTTGCAGCAGTTACACATGATCAAATGACATCAGTAGTAAGCCATTTTCCGCATATTGTTGCAGCTTCTTTAGTTCATCAATTGGCTCAAGAAAGTAAGGACAATACATTAACGAAATTGTTAGCTGCAGGTGGTTTTAGAGATATAACAAGAGTAGCATCATCAAATCCAATATTATGGCGAGATATTACAATTCAGAATCGTAAGCAAATTACAAATCAACTTGCAAATTGGCAGCAGGAAATGTCAAGAGTTCAAACGCTCCTAGAAAATGGTAACGACGAACAAATCGAAAATTTTTTTGCGGAAGCTAAGAGCTTTAGAGATGACCTTCCGAGTACGACGCAAGGTGCACTTTATTCGACATATGATTTGTACATTGATGTACCTGACTATCCAGGTAGTATAGCTGAGATTACTGCATATTTGGCAGATGAACGAATAAGTATCACGAATATCCGAATTGTAGAAACTCGTGAGGATATATTTGGTATATTAGTTGTTAGTTTTCAAAATGCAGAAGACAGGGATCAAGCGGCTAAATGTATAGAAAGACGCAGTCCATATGAAGTATATATATCATAA
- the folE gene encoding GTP cyclohydrolase I FolE, which yields MEKNLEKIDHSTSNVDLEKIENAVTMILEAVGENPLREGLLDTPKRVAKMYAEMFQGLHEDPRQYFETVFHEGHDEVVLVKDIPFFSMCEHHLVPFYGKAHIAYIPQNGVVAGLSKLARTVETISRRPQLQERITGAIADTLMEMLNPQGVYVVVEAEHMCMTMRGIKKPGAKTVTSVAKGIFETDEVKRSEILSFIQMS from the coding sequence ATCGAAAAAAACTTAGAAAAAATTGATCATTCCACTTCGAATGTTGATTTAGAAAAAATAGAAAATGCAGTCACAATGATTTTAGAGGCAGTTGGAGAAAATCCACTTCGAGAAGGCCTTTTAGATACACCAAAACGAGTAGCTAAAATGTACGCAGAAATGTTCCAAGGATTACATGAGGATCCCAGACAATATTTTGAAACAGTATTCCATGAAGGCCATGATGAAGTAGTACTAGTTAAAGACATTCCATTCTTTTCAATGTGTGAGCACCATTTGGTGCCATTTTACGGCAAAGCACATATTGCATATATTCCACAAAACGGCGTTGTTGCAGGGCTTAGTAAATTAGCACGAACAGTTGAAACAATCTCACGTCGTCCTCAACTACAAGAACGCATTACAGGTGCAATTGCTGATACCTTAATGGAAATGCTGAATCCACAAGGTGTTTATGTGGTTGTTGAAGCAGAACATATGTGTATGACAATGCGTGGAATTAAAAAGCCAGGAGCTAAAACTGTTACATCAGTAGCGAAAGGTATCTTTGAAACGGACGAAGTAAAACGTTCAGAAATACTATCGTTCATTCAAATGTCTTAA
- the aroA gene encoding 3-phosphoshikimate 1-carboxyvinyltransferase — MAEVKLNFHKPSLRGEITVPGDKSISHRSIMFGSIAEGCTTVSGFLLGDDCLSTIDCFRKLGVKIELNGTDVVINSKGMNNWQEPLDILYTGNSGTTTRLMLGLLAGSNIHAILNGDASIGKRPMKRVITPLREMGAHITGRMDGQYTPLAIKGSQLKAIEYEMPVASAQVKSAILLASLQAEGTTIIHEKDISRDHTERMLRQFGADINVENGTISYKGGQKIHATHVNVPGDISSAAFFLVAGAMAEDSEIILRNVGLNHTRTGIIDVLQEMGANMDIIVDNEDAAEPTGTIIIRTSELVGITIDGDLIPRLIDEIPIIALLATKAKGKTVIRDAAELKVKETDRITAVVEELKKLGATIEATDDGMIIHGENQLRGASLKTYGDHRIGMMGAIASLLTDGSVKLDDADCIAVSYPTFFEDIKNII; from the coding sequence TTGGCAGAAGTTAAATTGAATTTTCACAAGCCTTCATTAAGGGGTGAGATTACAGTACCAGGAGATAAATCCATCTCTCACCGTTCCATAATGTTCGGTAGTATAGCAGAAGGTTGTACTACAGTCAGTGGTTTTTTACTAGGTGATGATTGTTTAAGTACAATTGATTGTTTTAGAAAACTTGGTGTTAAGATCGAGTTGAATGGAACAGATGTTGTCATTAACAGTAAGGGTATGAATAATTGGCAAGAGCCATTAGATATCTTATATACAGGTAACTCAGGTACTACAACTCGTTTAATGCTAGGTTTACTGGCTGGATCCAATATCCATGCTATTTTGAATGGTGATGCTTCTATTGGGAAACGACCTATGAAGCGTGTAATTACACCTCTTCGAGAAATGGGAGCTCATATAACTGGAAGAATGGATGGACAATATACTCCTTTAGCGATCAAAGGTAGTCAATTAAAAGCAATTGAATATGAGATGCCTGTTGCAAGCGCACAAGTAAAATCTGCTATACTTCTAGCTAGTTTACAAGCTGAAGGAACAACAATCATTCACGAAAAAGATATTTCACGTGATCATACGGAAAGAATGCTTCGCCAATTTGGAGCTGATATAAATGTAGAAAATGGTACAATCTCCTATAAAGGTGGCCAAAAAATACATGCTACACATGTAAATGTACCAGGTGATATTTCTTCTGCGGCATTCTTTTTAGTGGCTGGAGCAATGGCAGAAGATAGTGAAATCATACTTCGTAATGTTGGGCTCAATCATACACGTACTGGAATCATTGATGTACTACAAGAGATGGGAGCCAATATGGACATAATTGTGGACAATGAAGATGCCGCTGAACCAACTGGAACAATAATTATTCGAACATCTGAATTAGTAGGAATAACAATTGATGGAGATTTAATTCCTCGATTAATTGATGAAATACCTATTATTGCATTACTTGCCACAAAAGCAAAAGGAAAGACTGTTATCCGTGATGCTGCCGAATTAAAAGTAAAAGAAACGGATCGAATAACAGCAGTTGTAGAAGAATTGAAGAAATTAGGGGCTACTATTGAAGCAACAGATGACGGTATGATTATCCATGGAGAAAATCAACTTCGAGGTGCTTCACTTAAAACATATGGAGATCACCGTATTGGTATGATGGGTGCAATAGCTTCACTATTAACAGATGGATCTGTAAAATTAGATGATGC
- the aroB gene encoding 3-dehydroquinate synthase, translating into MNIPVNAHSHSYEVKIGSGNLPKAVQSLEETIAKADRLIVFTDEHIWKIHKEKFTNDFPYPFDVFVLPGGEACKTFDNYFAAQSYLLQQKCTRKSLLFAFGGGAVGDLTGFVAATFMRGVPFIQIPTTILAHDSAVGGKTAINHPLGKNMIGAFYQPECVIFDIDYLESLPNREVRSGMSEVIKHALISDEKWLQQLMSLPSILDLSKEQLEKNLEQGIRVKANIVEQDEEEHSVRKYLNFGHTYGHAIEAASGFGKLAHGEAVMIGMIYALLLSERYGEITHKFTKDFLQFALRNDYPFEAVAKFTFDELLDYLMKDKKAEYGELQFVLLQKIGRPFVQKVSQDECREIDFLFRELLKEVAYD; encoded by the coding sequence ATGAATATTCCTGTTAATGCACACTCACATTCTTATGAAGTAAAAATTGGCAGTGGTAATTTACCGAAAGCTGTTCAATCATTGGAAGAGACCATAGCAAAAGCAGATCGTCTAATTGTTTTTACAGATGAGCATATTTGGAAAATCCATAAAGAAAAATTCACAAATGATTTCCCATACCCATTTGATGTTTTTGTTTTACCAGGGGGAGAGGCATGTAAAACATTTGACAATTATTTTGCTGCTCAATCTTATCTACTTCAACAAAAATGTACACGAAAATCTTTACTATTTGCTTTTGGTGGTGGTGCTGTAGGTGATTTAACAGGATTTGTGGCAGCGACTTTTATGAGAGGCGTACCGTTCATACAAATTCCAACAACCATACTTGCCCATGATAGTGCGGTAGGGGGAAAAACAGCTATAAATCATCCATTAGGAAAAAATATGATTGGTGCTTTTTATCAGCCAGAGTGCGTCATCTTTGATATTGATTATTTGGAAAGTTTACCAAATCGTGAAGTTCGATCTGGCATGTCAGAAGTGATAAAACACGCTTTAATCTCAGATGAAAAATGGTTGCAACAGTTAATGAGTTTACCTTCCATTCTCGATTTATCGAAAGAACAGTTAGAAAAAAATCTAGAACAAGGCATTCGTGTAAAGGCTAATATTGTGGAACAAGATGAGGAAGAACATTCTGTTCGAAAATATTTGAATTTTGGTCATACATATGGTCATGCGATAGAGGCTGCATCCGGTTTTGGAAAGTTAGCTCATGGTGAAGCTGTAATGATTGGTATGATTTATGCATTATTGCTTAGTGAACGTTATGGTGAAATTACTCATAAGTTTACAAAGGACTTTTTACAATTTGCACTAAGAAATGACTATCCGTTTGAAGCAGTAGCAAAATTCACCTTCGATGAACTATTAGATTATTTGATGAAAGATAAAAAGGCTGAATATGGTGAATTACAATTTGTTCTATTACAAAAAATTGGTCGACCATTTGTGCAAAAGGTTTCTCAAGATGAGTGTCGTGAAATAGATTTTCTTTTTAGAGAGTTGTTGAAGGAGGTAGCTTATGATTAG
- the ndk gene encoding nucleoside-diphosphate kinase — MAIQKTFLMVKPDGVKRQLVGDIVDRFERKGFVLKGAKLMQISQELAEKHYAEHADKPFFGELVEFITSGPVFAMVWEGENVISVARLMMGATNPAESQPGTIRGDYSTTVSHNVIHGSDSLASAEREIGLFFKAEEIH; from the coding sequence ATGGCTATCCAAAAAACTTTTTTAATGGTAAAACCAGACGGTGTTAAACGTCAATTAGTAGGAGACATCGTTGATCGTTTCGAACGCAAAGGCTTTGTTCTTAAAGGTGCAAAACTTATGCAAATTTCTCAAGAACTTGCTGAAAAACACTATGCAGAACATGCTGATAAACCATTCTTTGGCGAATTAGTTGAATTCATCACTTCTGGCCCAGTATTTGCTATGGTTTGGGAAGGTGAAAACGTAATTTCTGTTGCTCGTCTAATGATGGGTGCTACAAACCCTGCTGAATCTCAACCAGGAACAATTCGTGGTGACTACTCAACTACTGTATCTCACAACGTAATTCACGGTTCTGATTCATTAGCTTCAGCAGAACGCGAAATCGGTTTATTCTTCAAAGCAGAAGAAATTCACTAA
- a CDS encoding CheR family methyltransferase, producing the protein MTDYQEFIVNIKRKTGIDLALYKEAQMKRRLTSLYEKRGFKSFSEFFKEIEKNRELLNEFLDRMTINVSEFYRNGKRWEVLQNKIFPRLLQNNKKTKIWSAACSTGEEPYSLAMVLSNYLPLSQISILATDLDENAIAKAKAGIYPERSVVEVPPNIKSKYFDKEGSFYKVKDEVKRTVTFKKHNLLNDSYDNNLDLIVCRNVMIYFTEEAKDQIYQNFSNSLRTGGVLFVGSTEQIFNPSRYSFDIEDTFFYKKI; encoded by the coding sequence ATGACTGATTACCAAGAATTTATTGTGAATATTAAACGTAAAACAGGTATTGATTTAGCCTTATATAAAGAAGCACAAATGAAAAGGCGATTGACTTCTCTTTATGAAAAAAGAGGATTCAAAAGTTTCAGCGAATTTTTTAAAGAGATTGAAAAAAATCGTGAACTTCTTAATGAATTTTTAGATCGTATGACCATTAATGTATCGGAATTTTATCGAAATGGGAAACGGTGGGAAGTCCTACAAAATAAAATATTCCCTAGACTTTTACAGAATAATAAAAAGACTAAAATTTGGAGTGCAGCATGTTCTACGGGAGAAGAGCCCTATTCTTTAGCGATGGTATTATCAAATTATTTGCCTTTGTCTCAGATTTCGATATTGGCAACAGATTTAGATGAAAATGCTATTGCAAAAGCCAAAGCGGGTATCTATCCGGAACGTTCTGTAGTAGAAGTTCCACCAAATATAAAATCAAAATATTTTGATAAAGAAGGCTCTTTTTATAAAGTAAAAGATGAAGTTAAAAGAACCGTAACATTTAAAAAACACAATTTGCTAAATGATTCCTACGATAATAATTTGGATTTAATTGTGTGTAGAAATGTAATGATCTATTTTACAGAAGAAGCAAAAGATCAAATCTACCAAAATTTTAGTAATTCTCTTCGAACAGGTGGAGTGCTTTTTGTAGGAAGTACAGAGCAAATTTTTAATCCATCACGATATTCCTTTGATATAGAAGATACATTTTTTTATAAGAAAATTTAA
- a CDS encoding demethylmenaquinone methyltransferase: protein MTPQSKEKRVHEVFENISDSYDKMNSVISFQMHKNWRKDTMNRMAVKPGSKALDVCCGTADWTIALAEAVGENGQVIGLDFSQNMLKVGIEKTKSIKQIELVHGNAMELPFPDNTFDYVTIGFGLRNVPDYMQVLREMHRVVKPGGKVVCLETSQSEIPGYRQLFRFYFHFIMPLFGKIFAKSYKEYSWLQESANEFPGMKKLKKMFEEAGLQKVTYKSYSGGAAAMHMGFKKEI from the coding sequence ATGACACCACAATCGAAAGAAAAACGTGTACATGAAGTTTTTGAAAATATTTCCGATAGTTATGACAAGATGAATTCTGTAATCAGTTTCCAAATGCATAAAAACTGGCGCAAAGATACGATGAATCGAATGGCAGTTAAACCAGGTTCAAAAGCGCTTGATGTTTGCTGTGGAACCGCAGATTGGACGATTGCATTGGCGGAAGCAGTAGGAGAAAATGGACAAGTAATAGGGCTTGATTTCAGTCAAAATATGTTGAAAGTCGGAATAGAAAAAACAAAATCAATAAAACAAATTGAATTAGTACATGGTAATGCAATGGAATTACCATTCCCAGATAATACTTTTGACTATGTAACAATTGGATTTGGATTACGAAATGTTCCTGATTATATGCAAGTACTTAGAGAAATGCATCGTGTTGTAAAACCAGGTGGTAAAGTGGTATGCCTTGAAACTTCACAATCAGAAATTCCAGGTTACCGCCAATTATTCCGTTTCTATTTTCACTTTATTATGCCGTTATTCGGTAAAATTTTTGCAAAAAGCTATAAAGAATACTCTTGGTTACAAGAATCAGCAAATGAATTTCCAGGTATGAAAAAATTAAAGAAAATGTTTGAAGAAGCCGGTTTACAAAAGGTAACATATAAATCATATAGTGGTGGTGCGGCTGCTATGCATATGGGCTTTAAAAAAGAAATCTAG
- a CDS encoding heptaprenyl diphosphate synthase component 1 has translation MNATIIEEQVSQLKNNILQQLHHRTLLQFTGQPVIEDDQLLYLLLPKLNGEQWSKSLELAASAVAMIYAALSGHDLIDEQDATSKSQQLTVLAGDYYSGMYYSTLATIPDIQLIRSLSKTVGKVSECKTTFYEPEKRNLAEWFESLRVIEAMAIRQFMKRYNFDSYIEIAELGLVLARFKREMKQWQETHQKTRFMKILEQQEEYANLPYEQILQHQISELSSKLIRSVKSSPILLDEVKISLLLHIESDVREHQTMREG, from the coding sequence ATGAATGCAACTATTATTGAAGAACAAGTATCGCAACTAAAAAATAATATTTTACAGCAATTGCATCATAGAACGCTCCTTCAATTTACAGGGCAGCCAGTTATTGAAGATGATCAACTGTTATATTTATTGTTACCAAAGTTAAATGGTGAACAATGGTCAAAATCTCTAGAATTAGCAGCTAGTGCAGTAGCCATGATTTATGCAGCGTTAAGTGGGCATGACCTTATAGATGAACAAGATGCCACATCTAAAAGTCAACAGCTTACTGTACTTGCTGGAGATTATTATAGCGGAATGTATTACTCAACACTTGCTACAATCCCAGATATTCAGCTGATTCGTTCGTTATCGAAAACGGTAGGAAAAGTTAGTGAATGTAAAACCACTTTTTATGAACCGGAAAAACGTAACCTAGCAGAATGGTTTGAATCTCTACGGGTGATTGAAGCTATGGCTATCCGACAATTTATGAAACGCTATAACTTTGACAGCTATATTGAAATTGCAGAACTTGGTTTGGTCTTAGCAAGATTTAAACGCGAAATGAAGCAATGGCAAGAAACGCATCAAAAGACACGTTTTATGAAAATTTTGGAGCAACAAGAAGAGTATGCTAATTTGCCTTATGAGCAAATTCTTCAACATCAAATTTCTGAACTTTCATCTAAATTAATTCGAAGTGTTAAATCTTCTCCGATTCTACTAGATGAAGTGAAAATCAGTTTGTTACTGCATATTGAAAGTGATGTGCGAGAACATCAAACGATGAGAGAAGGTTAG